One stretch of Miscanthus floridulus cultivar M001 chromosome 18, ASM1932011v1, whole genome shotgun sequence DNA includes these proteins:
- the LOC136520069 gene encoding pentatricopeptide repeat-containing protein At5g44230-like, with translation MVHLARRHGHSPARLSAPQPRPPTDLPLPLLPPPSLASLLLAAVASSPSLPHLRHLHGLLVRLQPYLPPPSTPFLLSRLLRRLAALPLPPTPTQLRYAVAVFSSLSPPDPFLAAALLRFVHLTQPPLETFRVFSRLRRAHGRDLPFLPFAFSPLAKSAAAARSLPAAAGAHAVSLLLGGFDKHRFVGNSLIGAYVACGDVGAARKVFDEMMVKDVISWTSIVAAYSRIQDMGSAEEVFALCPVKDMVAWTAMVTGYAQNAMPVKALEAFEQMAVAGMPIDEVSLTGAISACAQLGAVRRAAWVQEIAERNGLGRNVVVGSGLVDMYAKCGLIDEARRVFEGMQEKNVYTYSSMIVGLASHGRANDAIALFKDMVRRADVEPNHVTFIGVLTACSHAGMVKEGRYYFAQMKDMYGILPSADHYACMVDLLGRAGLVIEALDLVKSMTVEPHGGVWGALLGACRIHGNTEVAKVAAEHLFKLEPEGIGNYVLLSNTLASAGEWDEVSKVRKLMRIRGLKKDPAVSWFEGRDGFVHQFFAGDNTHPWMLEIKKRLLELRAELKLAGYVPILSSVVYNVSEEEKERLLMGHSEKLALSFGLLTLEPRSSIRIVKNLRICEDCHLFIRLVSKVEPIEIIVRDNMRFHHFRDGECSCGGFW, from the coding sequence ATGGTTCACCTCGCCCGGCGCCACGGCCACTCGCCGGCGCGGCTCTCGGCCCCACAACCGCGCCCGCCGACGGACCTGCCGCTCCCGCTCCTCCCGCCGCCGTCGCTGGCCTCGCTGCTGCTCGCCGCCGTCGCGTCCTCGCCGTCCCTCCCGCACCTCCGCcacctccacggcctcctcgtcCGCCTCCAGCCCTACCTCCCGCCGCCGTCCACCCCGTTCCTCCTCTCCCGCCTGCTCCGCCGCCTCGCCGCTCTCCCGCTCCCACCCACGCCCACGCAGCTCCGCTACGCGGTCGCCGTGTTCTCCTCCCTCTCGCCGCCGGACCCGTTCCTCGCGGCCGCGCTGCTCCGCTTCGTGCACCTCACGCAGCCGCCCCTCGAAACCTTCCGCGTCTTCTCCCGCCTCCGCCGCGCGCACGGCCGCGACCTCCCGTTCCTCCCGTTCGCCTTCTCCCCGCTGGCAAAGTCCGCCGCGGCCGCGCGCTCGCTGCCCGCCGCGGCCGGTGCGCACGCGGTATCGCTCCTGCTCGGAGGGTTCGATAAGCACCGGTTTGTTGGGAACTCGCTGATCGGTGCCTATGTCGCCTGCGGCGACGTTGGTGCCGCGCGTaaggtgtttgatgaaatgatGGTGAAGGATGTCATTTCGTGGACGAGCATTGTGGCGGCGTATTCTAGGATCCAGGATATGGGTTCGGCTGAGGAGGTGTTTGCGCTCTGCCCGGTTAAGGATATGGTGGCGTGGACGGCAATGGTGACGGGGTATGCACAGAATGCCATGCCAGTGAAGGCGCTAGAGGCATTTGAGCAGATGGCGGTGGCCGGCATGCCCATTGATGAAGTTTCACTCACCGGTGCTATCTCAGCCTGTGCTCAGCTCGGTGCGGTGAGGCGAGCCGCCTGGGTTCAGGAAATCGCAGAACGGAATGGTCTTGGGAGGAACGTGGTTGTCGGGTCAGGGTTGGTGGACATGTATGCCAAGTGTGGTCTCATCGACGAGGCACGCAGGGTTTTTGAAGGGATGCAAGAGAAGAATGTGTATACCTATAGCTCAATGATTGTTGGCCTAGCATCACACGGGAGGGCCAATGATGCAATTGCTTTGTTCAAGGACATGGTTAGGAGGGCAGATGTGGAACCCAACCATGTTACTTTCATTGGAGTATTGACAGCTTGCAGCCATGCGGGGATGGTAAAAGAAGGGCGCTACTACTTTGCGCAGATGAAGGACATGTATGGGATATTGCCTTCTGCAGACCACTACGCTTGTATGGTTGATTTGCTTGGTCGGGCTGGGTTGGTGATTGAAGCCCTTGACCTTGTGAAATCAATGACTGTGGAGCCTCATGGTGGTGTCTGGGGGGCACTGTTAGGGGCTTGCCGAATCCATGGAAATACTGAAGTCGCTAAGGTTGCAGCTGAACATCTTTTTAAGCTTGAGCCAGAGGGCATAGGGAACTACGTGTTGTTATCAAATACACTTGCATCAGCCGGAGAATGGGATGAAGTCTCAAAGGTTAGGAAGCTGATGAGAATTCGGGGGCTGAAAAAGGATCCTGCAGTGAGCTGGTTTGAAGGCCGTGATGGTTTTGTGCATCAGTTCTTTGCTGGTGATAATACACACCCATGGATGCTTGAAATAAAGAAAAGATTATTGGAGCTACGGGCAGAACTGAAGCTTGCAGGTTATGTGCCAATCCTTAGTTCAGTTGTTTATAATGTAAGCGAGGAAGAGAAAGAAAGGTTGTTAATGGGTCATAGTGAGAAGCTTGCTCTGTCATTTGGATTGCTCACACTTGAGCCTAGATCCTCAATTAGGATAGTAAAGAATCTAAGGATATGTGAGGACTGCCATTTGTTTATAAGATTGGTGTCAAAAGTTGAGCCCATCGAGATTATAGTCAGGGACAATATGAGATTTCATCACTTCAGAGATGGAGAATGCTCATGCGGTGGATTCTGGTGA
- the LOC136520083 gene encoding uncharacterized protein: MRIRDTGMAIDLLHIHRILSTLLEIKGIIISRYIKGRDNIQKITKLLLKAGEQKLLCTLEEPMDKDSIRRTIMEHDKVFRQQVHELHRLYHVQKSLMAECDNHSYQPRTEETHEMVQGSRSNLKSSPSTSGTNQSTRLGNAQHSTPQQVPEDLSLHECKPVNCLRLFSEENSTVKERFHRENHKSPEDESWNAAVESDLDLKLSIGPSSHSPKRPH; this comes from the exons ATGAGAATCAGGGATACAG GTATGGCTATTGATTTGCTTCATATTCACAGAATCCTCTCCACCCTGTTGGAGATAAAGGGAATAATCATCTCGAGATATATAAAAGGTAGAGATAATATCCAGAAAATAACCAAATTATTGCTGAAAGCTGGTGAGCAAAAGCTTTTATGCACCTTGGAAGAGCCAATGGACAAGGACTCAATTCGGAGAACAATCATGGAGCATGATAAGGTCTTCAGACAGCAG GTGCATGAGCTGCATCGTTTGTATCATGTACAAAAATCATTGATGGCTGAATGCGATAACCATAGTTATCAACCGAGAACAGAAGAAACTCATGAAATGGTGCAGGGATCAAGGTCGAATCTCAAGAGTAGTCCTTCTACCTCAGGGACAAATCAATCTACTCGCCTTGGTAATGCACAACACTCAACTCCCCAGCAAGTACCTGAAGATTTGAGTCTTCATGAATGCAAGCCAGTAAACTGCCTCAGACTCTTTAGTGAAGAAAACTCAACAGTCAAAGAAAGATTTCACAGGGAGAACCATAAATCACCTGAAGATGAAAGTTGGAATGCCGCTGTAGAGAGTGATCTTGACCTCAAACTAAGCATTGGCCCCAGTTCACATTCACCAAAAAGACCGCACTAG